The Agrococcus carbonis sequence ACGCTGCGCGACATGCGCGCGCAGCACCCCGACGCCGATCTCTTCTTCATCACGGGTGCGGATGCGTTCGCGTCGATCGTCGAGTGGAAGGATGCGGACGAGCTCTGGCAGCTCGCGCACTTCGTCGCGGTCACCCGCCCGGGGCACCAGCTCTCGTTGTCGGAGTACCCCCGCGAGCGAGTCTCACTGCTGGAGATCCCCGCACTTGCGATATCCTCGACCGATTGCCGAGCGCGCGTCCGCGCCGGGTATCCCGTCTGGTATCTCGTGCCCGACGGGGTGGTTCAATACATCAGCAAGCACGATCTGTACCGGAGAC is a genomic window containing:
- the nadD gene encoding nicotinate-nucleotide adenylyltransferase, with amino-acid sequence MADRRRRLGIMGGTFDPIHHGHLVAASEVAQHFELDGVVFVPTGEPYQKRAVSWSEHRYLMTVVATASNPRFTVSRADIERSGPTYTIDTLRDMRAQHPDADLFFITGADAFASIVEWKDADELWQLAHFVAVTRPGHQLSLSEYPRERVSLLEIPALAISSTDCRARVRAGYPVWYLVPDGVVQYISKHDLYRRLSA